The genomic stretch ATACTTTTATTGTTCTGTTTATGAATTGAACATTTGCACTGCAACTCCCCATGCAAGACTTTTGAAGAAGGAAATACATCTTGCTGCAGAATGATTAAAGATGAAGTACAATCTACTGAAAACTGACCAATACACAGTAGGCCTCTCCCAATCTAATTTTAGCTCCCTCTTATATTACATTAACATTGGTCCATTATTTTCCACAACTTTGGAGTGCATGACGAAAAATAAAAGCCAAAAGCCTGTTTATGAACATCTGGTATCACAAAGTTGGATAAAATGGTTATAACTACACAGCAACATCATGTACCAAGTCCTACGTCTGTACATATTTTACTGGTGTGTCATGTAATAATTGCTGAGTCAGcatcagcagtaaactgaacaTCAAGGTTAACATGGGGGTCAGAACTGTATTCATTCTGACCCCTCCATCTGAGGGAAAGCAGTAATTGACTCATGTTTCATTTTCCACATCACCCTCTCCAGTAAATGGCAAAGCTTGTTTAGTTGATGTTGATGTCAGTCTACACTATGCAGATTTTAAATGGATCAAAAACACAGCAGGGGAAGAAGACTTCTATAAATCAGTATAGTTTTAGTGACAAAAGAAACATGGTTTAActacaggaaacacaaagtacTTGGTGTTTACACTCTAGcttcttttaatttttcagaaaaacaaaaggaacCAGAATGTACATTTTCACACTTCAAATCCATTATCACCcctttgttttccttttctaaaaggattattttccatttaatatcgatggaaatggaaataacaAGTGGAACATTACAGTCTCATCCAGAAACATTTttgaagtgacacaaaatacagcAACCGGTATTCCCAGgataaagtgcaataaaaaggAGATGTGACATTTTAGGAGAACGTTGCTTGGCAGGATCATTCTCCAGAGCGACAGCAGGCCCTGAAACCACACTGCAGGTTCTGACAGCCGCTGGCCGTGTCTGCGTGGGGACCTGGAGAGAAACGCCACACAGTGGTCATCTACTGAATAGCATggcacaaaagaaaaaaggtagGCATACTCTTACATACACCAACAAATTAACCCATGTGCAtcgttgacatttttttttgttttttgaagttGCTCTAATGTTCTCAGAGGACAAAAATGTTTGTCAAAAAACTCATAggattatatattaatattttctacTGTTACTGTTTGTTTACACAACTCTCCTGttgtttttggttaaaaatacacaataaatcaattatttcCTGTATACTAAATGCTGAGAGAAGCTGAGGTTCAACTTCCAaagtttgaatttaaaaaaagaaaaaatcactcCCATGTCAACATTTCTGCCATATACATTAACACCgccaaaatgatcgaaaaataaaaaagcaaaaatgtccCTGGTGATGCACAagagttaaaaataaatcattatatttcagataaataaaatgcagtgaATACTGACGGCATCATACTGGCTACAGTAATGCCCACTTACCTTCCACCTCAGCATCTGTTACTTAGACTAGGACACATGCTATGCAGGTGGggttagtaatatttgtcacagtTGCAACATATTGCAATAGATCttctcaaaaaacatttttataagagTTTACCATAACACAGACTATTTCTAAGGTATAATTTTACGTGGCAGAGGAAAAAGGATCCTTGACAGTTTCACTTGTGTTACCGTTGATGTTGTCGCAGTAATAGAAGTGCTCATCATTGAGGGAAGGACAGGCTGACACCAGCTCCTGCAGCCCCACCTCAGTGATGAAGAGGCAGCCAGACAGGTTAAGATGCTCCAGGAAAGGAAGCCCTCCACGCTGCGACAGAGCCCTGAAACACATAAAGTGTAGCCTCATTACAGGTACAGCAAGAAGCACACAAGAGCACACAAGCAGTGACGTCTAGATGAAAACTGATAATCCAGTATTAACCTAATAAAGGCAATACTGTTCCAAATGTATTACATAACCCCTTTCTCTGATAAGCAGCATTTAGGTAATAATAACTGAAGGAAACATAACTTAATGAGCACACCTGAATTTGTACTTTAAGCCACATGAATTAACACTGATACCTGCACAGTTGCCAAAACTGTGCATGAAGGACTGCAGGGATGAGGAGTGATTGCACAACCAACAGCACCCACACAACTTATTACACCAGTTTCTGTATTCAAATAGCAATGAAAATGACCACACGTGCCACTTACCACTAAATGCTGTTTTGAAACTGCAATCTGACAAAACGTTGTGGTGTTTTTCAGCTGATCAAAGATGACTCATTCTTCCCACTTAGGTGTATGTGTACGTGTTTCTAATGTGCACcactgttaaaacttttttcaaaatgcaatactgtaaagatattttggtaatttaatgtaatgGTGTCATTACACAGTTTGTCTGGGGTTGGACTACTTTATCAAAGACTCACCcagttatttattataaattctTAGTAGGttctaatcattttttgcagATGCCAAGCTCTTATATAAGTCCACGTAACCTCAGGTTTTGATGTTAAAGAAAGCCATTTCAAGCATAAAtgatgtgtgttttaaaaacagcaatgcATGATCTTTACCTCAAGCCCAGATCTGTGACTTGATAACATCCAGAGAGACTGAGAAACCTCAGTCTGCGTTTTGCGTCTGACTGCTCAGTCCTGTTTCCGTGCTCGAGGCACTGCAGGCCCCCAAATGGGGTGCATTTAGTCCGAAACCCTGCAGTGCTACCTGACTCGCACTGAGGCCCAGTAAAAGTCCTGAGGGCCAAGTCACTAGTGCAGCAGGTGGAGTGACCACATAACATTTCCCCAGACATGGCGTACTGCTGATGCAAATAGGAGGCATTAGGGCCAGTCCTGTGCCCACGCCTCCTGCTCCGTCTGCAGCAGCATGAGCTGCCCACAAGCTGTGTCTCTACAAAGCTTTCTGCTTCAGGCAGAGATATCCCACcacgacggctccactctgcagCATCTTCAATATCAGCGAGGTCTGAGGGGTCCAGGACCCACACTTGCGTGGGGGTGCTGGCAGCTCCCCAACGACCAGTCCCTGGCTTGAAAATGATGGCCTGCCGCTTCCGCCCCACCGGATGCAGCTTTGTGTCTTCCATGAACGTGATGGGTATCGGGGAACTTTTGAGAAGCTTGGCTCGTCGGTCTGAACGTTTGTCAAAGCAAGTGGAGGGCGTGAGGTCACCCAGCCCAACGGACAGTTTCTTTATGGTGTGATCTGAAATCTTCTCACAACCTGACAAATCCAGGTGCTCCAGGGAGAGACAAGCTCCGAGAGATGACCAGCTGAAAGAGGGAGGACAGTGAGAGTGATGAGTTTCCTTTTCATAAAAATGACCAGAGTTGGCCCTCAGCAAATTACTTTTAGTACTTTAACATTTACCTGTCAAATGCACAGTCTGTGACATCAGTCTGGGTCAGGTCCAGGTGAGTGATATTGGGGCAGAGACTGAGGATCTGGCGCACctgaaaagacaacaaaagtacTCAATTTTTATAGTCAGTTACTGTGTGATTAcagtgtcaaaataaaaattttgCATCATACCATTTTACTAGAGACGGTAGAACTGTAGGCCAGAACAATGGACTTGACAGATGGACCCACAGCTGGCAGGAGGTTCTGGATAATCCCATTCAGAAGCCTCTTTTCTCGCTGAGCAGTGGTAATTGCCAAGGAGCCCTGCCTATGGCCCGACACatctaaaaacacaatgaagaaaaacatggaCAACACAATTTAGGGGCTGggagatttattttattcattttgattatttatttatttataacttattgtattttctcatttatttttttaatttagaggAAATCCATTGTTAATAGAACAAGTTTTCTTTTCCAAAGCCAAAGTTACCACGTTAAACAGTCATCATCTCAATATTAACGAAAACAATTATGATTATAGGCAAGTAGGAATTCCTAAGGCATACCTAAAAAATTATGATTTGTATCTATATTTTCACTATGCAATGAGGATATTGGATTGTCAACCATTGAATGGATATACCAATCCAGATGGATGAATCCTGGTACCCGTAACATAGAACTAATTTAGAACCATCACCTTTAAGGAATGGACAACTGGGCACAACCTTTGGCTACACTGCAGTCCTGTTTTACTACCTTTATGCCAGAGTGCAGCCAAGTGAAGTGGACTGCTTTGTCTGATGATCTTGGGCAAACACAAATTTTTATCATATTATACTTTTATTACCTTACATCAACAAGATAACCAAATACTGGAAATGTCAAAGCCACCTACTTTTGATACCATTGTTAATGAAGATATGTTTTAGTTGACTGCTGTTAGGTGCCAAGTATTTTACATTTGATCAGTGTAAACAAATTTGCTGGttatcagtgtgtttttaagggCACACCACCATGTATTGCTTGCCAAAAGCAGGTTGAATAGCACATTCCCAGGTCTGCTTTTTAGTTAGCTTCTATCTGAAATGATCTTACATAGTGCAAGTGCTATGGCTTTAAGCAATAACTGAGGTAAGGACCTTGCTTTAGACAAAACCTCACCAGACTCATCAACATCAGCGTCCTCATCCCATTCCTGATAGGCCCGACCCTCATTCTGCCGACTCTTCACCCAATCATCATCTGGCTCCTGGTCCAGATCCCCAGGAGGACCACTATAATAATCACCTACAatagagacacacaaacattgaTCAGTGTTGCACCACTACTACTAACTGAGAGTAATGCAATTTTGCAGGGAAAATTAAGCTTTGTAAATAATAC from Centropristis striata isolate RG_2023a ecotype Rhode Island chromosome 9, C.striata_1.0, whole genome shotgun sequence encodes the following:
- the fbxl5 gene encoding F-box/LRR-repeat protein 5 — its product is MAPFPDEVDVFTGPHWRMKQLVGLYCEKLSKTNFSNNNDFRSFLQSLCATFKEFKMHEQIENEYIIGLLQQRCCTVYNVHSDNKLSEMLSLFEKGLHNVKSEYEQLNYAQQLKERLEAFTQDFLPHMKEEEEVFQPMLMQYFTYEELKDIKKQVIAQHCSQHQWDCAAEVLKGFSLWSQAEELQKAFKYADHEKTDYELEKNRNSSAHISQLPTEIMLRLFHYLGPEDLCRCSQVCSSWSELAKTGSLWRHLYPVHWARGDYYSGPPGDLDQEPDDDWVKSRQNEGRAYQEWDEDADVDESDVSGHRQGSLAITTAQREKRLLNGIIQNLLPAVGPSVKSIVLAYSSTVSSKMVRQILSLCPNITHLDLTQTDVTDCAFDSWSSLGACLSLEHLDLSGCEKISDHTIKKLSVGLGDLTPSTCFDKRSDRRAKLLKSSPIPITFMEDTKLHPVGRKRQAIIFKPGTGRWGAASTPTQVWVLDPSDLADIEDAAEWSRRGGISLPEAESFVETQLVGSSCCCRRSRRRGHRTGPNASYLHQQYAMSGEMLCGHSTCCTSDLALRTFTGPQCESGSTAGFRTKCTPFGGLQCLEHGNRTEQSDAKRRLRFLSLSGCYQVTDLGLRALSQRGGLPFLEHLNLSGCLFITEVGLQELVSACPSLNDEHFYYCDNINGPHADTASGCQNLQCGFRACCRSGE